The genomic stretch ACAGTTCCTGTGAGTACCAACAAGATCATTCTTAACTAAATATAATATGTTATAATGCATGcatacaaataaaatacataatttgaaTTTTGATATCTTTAGGATGCTGATATTTTAGGTGTATAATTCCCTGTATAGCAGATTGTCCCCAACTGTTTCTGATTgaacttttatttatatgtgttcCTCCATTTCAAAGGCATTTTAAAGCTCATTGGCTAGGTAAGCTGGAGAATGTAATACTGAAACTGGTGGGATCTCTCAGGCAATGTTTACCGGCtgcaaaaacatataaaatttgaGTCTTAGGAGCCAATCTTGAGGTTTCAGGgcctttacattttctttaatctAACATTCAAATACTAGATACTTGGAGATTCCagttttctattgcttttatAAAATGGAGTTATTCTTACAACTAACCAAAATAAAAGTTAGCTTACAGAGGTCACCCATAGTGATagcaaaatatgttttaaaagcatCTCCCAAAGCAGATCTATAGTCAATGCATTTATTCAAGGGCCATTTATTTACATCTATTGAGATCCAAGTTTCATGCTTCTCTTCATGGTCTTCCTTTCATTCCATATAACAATGGAAGAAATATAAGAACTAAATGTAAAATTAGTCTATATGGTCACTGTGACAACCAGCCTTGACAAATGTTTGGacagaaatataaaagtaataattataatatgctactggagaaggcaatggcaccccactccagtacttttgcctggaaaatctcatggacagaggagcctggtaggctgcagtccatggggtcgctagagttggacacgactgagcgacttcactttcacttttcactttcatgcattgaagaaggaaatggcaacccactccagtgttcttgcctggagaatctcagggacggggaagtctggtgggctgccgtctatggggtcgcacagagttggacacgactgaagtgacttagcagcagcagcaactgctaCACTAATTAATGAGAATAAgacacttgttttattttatgtatttattttcagcaGTGCTTCACAGCAGAGATATTAGGCTCTCAATTTGGTAAGAAAATCTTGAAAGTATAAGTAGAAATCAGGCTAACCCAGAAGCCTGCAGAATTGTAAACTATCATAAGAATTATCATGACACACTTCAGGAGTAtcagcttaatttttttaatctattttgggGCAGAAGGGTACatgaaatgtttcaaaatatcTCTCCCATGTAGGAGTTCTAAAGGAATTTATTATCTATTGTGAGGCCAGGTCCTGAAGTGTCATGAATCATTGTGGACCCCTTCTTATCTTAATAGGAAACGCTGAAGATATTCTGAGGTTcttcttaaattcattttatttccaaagtggagttttctcacacacacatacaaacacacacagaatgtTGAAACAGAAACAAGACACAATCTAAATATAtggtcatagaaaaagctagactatttgtttcaatataaaaaagatataacTCATTAAAAAACTTATCATTATTCTAACCATTTTTTTTCAGAGACATGATAAAAGAAATTTAGATGAAATTCAGAAGCCAGCTCATATATGGATAAGGcattctttaaggaaaaaagttCAAAGTCCATCTATTATTTAATCGTCAGGATACAGGCCTCATTCAGACATCCTTATACTCATATAACCCATTCTAAAAAGGAAGAATCTAAAAAGTACAAAGATGACAAAAAAGGAACAGCTTTGAAGAAAATTTACAAGAAAGATACAGGCCCACATGAAATAGATGAGAAAcctaaaagaggaaataaagcagaTAAAACTCCATCAAAATCATCACTTGGAAGTCAACTATCTAAGAAGTCAAAGTCCAAATCAGAAACAAACCCAGAATCCAAAGATTCTATATCAGTTTCAAtaaagcatcaaaaaaaaaaagaaaagagatattcAAAAGATTCCAAGGAGATGGATTTTGAATCCACAAGTACGAAGAAGTACTCTAAGAGCTCAAAGAATAATTCTGATGCCATATCAGAGACTTGCTCAAAAAATAGTTCAAATGTGGGTTTAATGGTGCATTTAGGGGAATCGGATGCTGAATCCGTGGAATTTGATATGTGGTTAAAGAATTATTCACAGAATAATTCAAAGAAGCCAACAAATAAGGATGCAAAAAAAGATGCAAAGGGGAAGGGCTCTGATgctgaatctgtagattcaaaagatgcaaagaaagataagaaggGTGCAACAAAAGACACCAAGAAAGATGCAAAGAAGTATACAGAGTCTACTGATGCAGAATCTGGAGACTCAAAGGATGCAAAGAAAGATTCGAAAAAGGGCAAGAAAGATTCAAAGAAAGGTGATAAGAAAAAGGATGCCAAGAAAGATGCAGAGTCTACTGAAGCAGAATCTGGAGACTCAACGGATGTGAAGAAAGATTCGAAAAAGGGCAAGAAAGATTCAAAGAAAGATGATAAGAAAAAGAATGCCAAGAAAGATGCAGAGTCTACTGAAGCAGAATCTGGAGACTCAAAGGATGTGAAGAAAGATTCGAAAAAGGGCAAGAAAGATGATAAG from Bubalus bubalis isolate 160015118507 breed Murrah chromosome X, NDDB_SH_1, whole genome shotgun sequence encodes the following:
- the CYLC1 gene encoding LOW QUALITY PROTEIN: cylicin-1 (The sequence of the model RefSeq protein was modified relative to this genomic sequence to represent the inferred CDS: inserted 1 base in 1 codon), with translation MKTSTPGILYVISESSKKIRNQQYLTITFPKSSQPGGNKRLRPSEIQATVPRHDKRNLDEIQKPAHIWIRHSLRKKVQSPSIXLIVRIQASFRHPYTHITHSKKEESKKYKDDKKGTALKKIYKKDTGPHEIDEKPKRGNKADKTPSKSSLGSQLSKKSKSKSETNPESKDSISVSIKHQKKKEKRYSKDSKEMDFESTSTKKYSKSSKNNSDAISETCSKNSSNVGLMVHLGESDAESVEFDMWLKNYSQNNSKKPTNKDAKKDAKGKGSDAESVDSKDAKKDKKGATKDTKKDAKKYTESTDAESGDSKDAKKDSKKGKKDSKKGDKKKDAKKDAESTEAESGDSTDVKKDSKKGKKDSKKDDKKKNAKKDAESTEAESGDSKDVKKDSKKGKKDDKKKDAKKDAVSTDADSESEGDAKKSKKDSKKDKKDLKKDDQKKPAMKSKVSTETESDWESKKVKRDSKKDTKKTAKKDTESSGAESDVSSKRWLKKTEMFKSSDAESEESLFKPGPKKRVDESDATSTDSKKDAVEPKRGIKMPSRRTTFKEKGKKIGTGRVPPSRERPPLPPCEPIPPSPRVKRLCRCQMPPPPPKPSFAPLPAAKWIHKLL